A genome region from Manihot esculenta cultivar AM560-2 chromosome 5, M.esculenta_v8, whole genome shotgun sequence includes the following:
- the LOC110616070 gene encoding homeobox-leucine zipper protein HAT22 — protein MGFGISDDVCNTGLGLGLSSHDNQQNYSQSVHLKQKKKLFLKYDHTFPSLTLGPPPQEPYPSATMVEADLQPQASSPSAVSSFSNSSIKKEREFRGEEVEVERVSSRVSDEDEEGSPRKKLRLSKQQSAILEDSFKEHSTLNPKQKQALAEQLNLRPRQVEVWFQNRRARTKLKQTEVDCEVLRKCCETLTEENKRLQKELQELRSLKMAAPLYMQLPAATLTVCPSCERIGSGGGDATSTSTLTVGPKPHFYSPFTHPSAAC, from the exons ATGGGTTTTGGAATTTCCGATGATGTCTGCAACACAGGCCTTGGTCTTGGACTGAGCAGCCATGACAATCAACAAAACTATTCCCAATCCGTTCATCTTAAACAAAAGAAGAAACTCTTCTTGAAATATGATCACACGTTCCCTTCTCTTACATTAGGCCCCCCACCACAAGAGCCATATCCATCGGCTACTATGGTGGAAGCGGATTTGCAACCTCAGGCGTCGTCTCCTAGTGCAGTATCCTCATTTTCTAACTCTAGTatcaagaaagagagagagtttcGTGGTGAAGAAGTCGAAGTTGAAAGAGTCTCTTCAAGGGTTAGTGATGAAGATGAAGAAGGAAGTCCAAGAAAGAAACTTAGACTTAGCAAACAACAGTCGGCTATTTTGGAAGATAGCTTCAAAGAACACAGCACTCTTAATCCT aagcaaaagcaagctttGGCTGAACAGCTGAATCTCAGGCCACGTCAAGTAGAAGTGTGGTTCCAGAACAGAAGAGCCAG AACCAAGCTGAAGCAGACTGAGGTAGACTGTGAGGTCCTGAGGAAATGTTGCGAAACACTAACAGAAGAAAACAAGAGGCTGCAAAAAGAGCTACAAGAGCTTAGATCATTGAAAATGGCTGCACCGCTATATATGCAGCTACCGGCAGCCACCCTCACTGTGTGCCCTTCTTGTGAGAGGATCGGCAGTGGCGGCGGAGACGCCACTTCTACTAGCACTTTAACGGTTGGACCAAAGCCTCATTTCTACAGTCCCTTCACCCACCCTTCCGCAGCTTGCTAG